From Solanum lycopersicum chromosome 8, SLM_r2.1, the proteins below share one genomic window:
- the LOC101259864 gene encoding 6,7-dimethyl-8-ribityllumazine synthase, chloroplastic isoform X2 → MATTAFVEFSVVVRPQSNFVNTSYLQQLHSHRPFLFLSIPKSTAALSFTQSQGFGCGIERQQCDRRDFVQTSAVRELAGSLISAQGHRFAIVVARFNDLITKKLLEGALNTFKSYSVREEDIDVVWVPGSFEIGVVAQQLGKSRKYQSILCIGAVIRGDTSHYDAVVNAATSGVLSAGLNSGTILEHY, encoded by the exons ATGGCAACTACGGCATTTGTAGAATTCAGTGTTGTTGTTCGTCCTCAATCGAATTTCGTTAATACTTCATACTTGCAGCAGCTTCATAGTCATCGTCCCTTTTTATTCCTCAGCATTCCCAAATCAACTGCTGCTCTCTCATTCACTCAATCTCAAG GTTTTGGATGTGGAATTGAGAGACAACAGTGTGATCGTCGGGATTTTGTTCAAACATCAGCTGTTCGAGAGTTGGCTGGTTCTCTTATTTCTGCCCAAGGACATCGTTTTGCTATT GTGGTGGCACGTTTTAATGATCTGATCACCAAGAAGCTTTTGGAGGGAGCTTTGAACACATTCAAGAGTTACTCAGTTAGAGAAGAAGACATTGAT GTTGTGTGGGTTCCTGGTAGTTTTGAAATTGGTGTTGTCGCTCAGCAACTTGGCAAGTCAAGAAAGTATCAATCAATATTGTGTATCGGTGCGGTG ATTAGAGGTGATACCTCCCATTATGATGCTGTGGTTAATGCTGCCACGTCTGGAGTACTTTCCGCAGGTTTAAATTCAG gTACAATTCTTGAGCATTATTAG
- the LOC101259864 gene encoding 6,7-dimethyl-8-ribityllumazine synthase, chloroplastic isoform X1: MATTAFVEFSVVVRPQSNFVNTSYLQQLHSHRPFLFLSIPKSTAALSFTQSQGFGCGIERQQCDRRDFVQTSAVRELAGSLISAQGHRFAIVVARFNDLITKKLLEGALNTFKSYSVREEDIDVVWVPGSFEIGVVAQQLGKSRKYQSILCIGAVIRGDTSHYDAVVNAATSGVLSAGLNSGTPCIFGVLTCDTLEQAFDRVGGKAGNKGAEAALTAIEMASLFEHHLKPLQ; the protein is encoded by the exons ATGGCAACTACGGCATTTGTAGAATTCAGTGTTGTTGTTCGTCCTCAATCGAATTTCGTTAATACTTCATACTTGCAGCAGCTTCATAGTCATCGTCCCTTTTTATTCCTCAGCATTCCCAAATCAACTGCTGCTCTCTCATTCACTCAATCTCAAG GTTTTGGATGTGGAATTGAGAGACAACAGTGTGATCGTCGGGATTTTGTTCAAACATCAGCTGTTCGAGAGTTGGCTGGTTCTCTTATTTCTGCCCAAGGACATCGTTTTGCTATT GTGGTGGCACGTTTTAATGATCTGATCACCAAGAAGCTTTTGGAGGGAGCTTTGAACACATTCAAGAGTTACTCAGTTAGAGAAGAAGACATTGAT GTTGTGTGGGTTCCTGGTAGTTTTGAAATTGGTGTTGTCGCTCAGCAACTTGGCAAGTCAAGAAAGTATCAATCAATATTGTGTATCGGTGCGGTG ATTAGAGGTGATACCTCCCATTATGATGCTGTGGTTAATGCTGCCACGTCTGGAGTACTTTCCGCAGGTTTAAATTCAG GTACTCCTTGCATATTTGGTGTCCTGACATGTGATACCTTGGAACAG GCTTTCGACCGTGTTGGTGGGAAGGCTGGGAATAAAGGTGCTGAAGCAGCATTGACAGCC ATTGAGATGGCATCTTTGTTTGAGCACCATCTGAAGCCATTACAGTAG
- the LOC101250823 gene encoding inactive glucose-1-phosphate adenylyltransferase small subunit 2, chloroplastic: MYKKYSLMSLPTWLNLKIKSPHEYRYKPTSRLIPSSIPSKLNLPYTNHSECPNILCPPIDQNVAAIVFGDGSNSKLYPLTKRRSEAALPIAGNYRLIDAVISNCINSNIKKIYALTQFNSASLNSHLSRAYSSAHIRNEPLVDVIAAYQSPEGKGWFQGTADAIRRCLWILEEYPIVDFLVLPGYHLYKMDFQELLKVHSNNKADITVAVLSRRTDKDVELGTFQVNSGNQVISFKDNPEVQNSDISHDKYAGMDIYVVNKDAMIKLLTEYHPMANDFRREVVPGAISLGMNVYAHKFSGYWEDMRTIEAYYQANMESIKNTKYTYSLYDKESPLYTLPRHLPPTQITDAAITDSVIGDGCFLNRCKIRGTVVGMKTRVGDGAIIEDSVIMGSDTYQSGRVEEDIHIPIGIGEGSQIKKAIIDKNVRIGKNVKILNKENVQECNNEANGYIITKGIVVIMKGAIIPDGSIL, from the exons ATGTACAAAAAATATTCACTCATGTCTCTTCCTACTTGGTTAAATCTCAAGATTAAGTCCCCTCATGAGTATAGATACAAGCCTACATCTAGGCTCATTCCATCTTCTATTCCATCAAAGTTGAATCTACCATATACAAATCACTCTGAATGTCCAAACATTCTATGTCCTCCAATAGACCAG AATGTTGCAGCAATAGTGTTTGGAGATGGATCAAATTCAAAACTTTATCCATTGACAAAGAGGAGATCAGAAGCTGCACTTCCTATAGCAGGAAACTACAGGCTCATTGATGCAGTTATCAGTAACTGCATCAACAGTAATATCAAGAAGATTTATGCACTTACACAGTTTAACTCTGCCTCTCTGAATTCTCACCTTTCAAGAGCTTATTCCTCTGCACACATCAGAAACGAACCATTAGTTGATGTCATTGCTGCTTATCAGAGTCCTGAAGGCAAGGGCTGGTTTCAG GGAACTGCTGATGCGATAAGAAGATGTTTGTGGATTCTAGAAGAGTATCCGATTGTAGATTTTCTGGTTCTTCCTGGTTACCATCTTTACAAAATGGATTTCCAGGAACTCTTAAAGGTCCACAGCAACAACAAAGCCGATATAACTGTTGCAGTGTTGAGCAGAAGGACGGATAAAGATGTAGAACTTGGTACTTTCCAAGTAAATTCTGGAAATCAAGTCATTTCGTTCAAAGACAATCCGGAG GTACAAAATTCAGACATTTCTCATGATAAGTATGCTGGTATGGATATCTATGTTGTTAACAAAGATGCCATGATAAAGCTTCTTACAGAGTATCACCCCATGGCCAATGACTTCAGAAGAGAAGTTGTACCAGGTGCAATTTCCTTAGGAATGAAT GTATATGCACACAAATTCAGTGGCTACTGGGAGGACATGAGAACCATTGAAGCTTACTACCAAGCAAATATGGAAAGCATAAAGAACACAAAGTACACATATAG CTTGTATGACAAAGAATCTCCCCTATACACTTTGCCTCGACACCTTCCTCCAACTCAGATAACTGATGCTGCTATAACAGACTCTGTGATCGGAGACGGATGCTTTCTCAAT AGATGCAAGATCAGAGGTACTGTCGTCGGCATGAAGACAAGGGTAGGAGATGGAGCGATAATTGAGGATTCAGTAATAATGGGATCTGATACTTACCAA AGTGGTCGCGTAGAGGAGGATATACACATTCCTATTGGAATTGGAGAAGGCTCACAGATAAAGAAAGCAATAATTGATAAGAATGTGAGAATTGGCAAAAATGTTAAG ATATTGAACAAGGAAAATGTTCAAGAGTGCAATAATGAAGCAAATGGTTACATTATAACCAAAGGCATAGTTGTAATAATGAAGGGTGCCATTATTCCAGATGGGAGCATTCTGTGA
- the LOC101251111 gene encoding potassium transporter 4-like: MFQGDIEHMQHNVEQPPPTSAGGAQETVIIVGQEEQPQLERKKRKLASKFPLVNISGNILLAYQSLGVVYGDLSTSPLYVYKSIFVGKLQDYQTPETIFGAFSLIFWTITLIPLIKYVLIVLSADDNGEGGTFALYSLLCRHAKFSLLSNQQAADEELSAYKYGFAGQSTSCLGLKRFLEKHKKSRTVLLIIVLLGACMVIGDGIITPAMSVISAMSGIKAAAEHLSHGEVLVLSCLILVGLFALQHFGTHRVGFLFAPIVVIWLISIFGIGLYNIIIWNPKIVHALSPYYIIKFFRETRKHGWFSLGGVLLSVAGTEAMFADLGHFTSCSMRIAFSFLVYPCLVVQYMGQAAFLSKNLASVPDSFYNSIPDSVYWPVFVIATLASIVASQSIITATFSIVKQLNALGCFPRVKIVHTSKHVKGQIYIPEINWILMILTLSVAIGFQDTILMGNAYGLACMTSMFITTFLTTLVMIFVWQRNIALATCFLLFFWFIEGVYLSSAFTKVSQGGWVSLVLAFVFLAVMFVWQYGTRKKYSFDLHNKVPLKWLLGMGPSLGIVRVPGIGLVYSELATGVPAIFSHFLTNLPAFHSVLVFLCVKSVPVPYVSPEERFLIGRICPRPYRMYRCIVRYGYKDIQRDDGDFEDLLIQSIAEFIQIEAVESQLSSSENPSLDGRMAVISKKNVQSTSTLIVSEDFGIRDSIQSSKSLTLQSLRSAYAEENPQIRRRRVRFQLPENPGMDPAVKAELEDLIRAKEAGVAYIMGHSYVKARRSSSFLKKFAIDIGYSFLRKNCRGPSVVLNIPQISLIEVGMIYHV; encoded by the exons ATGTTCCAAGGTGATATCGAGCACATGCAACATAATGTGGAGCAACCACCTCCAACGTCTGCAGGTGGGGCCCAGGAAACAGTCATTATAGTTGGACAAGAGGAACAACCCCaattagaaaggaaaaaaaggaagTTGGCGTCAAAG TTCCCTTTGGTGAATATTTCCGGAAATATACTATTGGCATACCAGAGTCTTGGGGTGGTGTATGGAGATTTGAGCACTTCACCACTTTATGTCTATAAGAGTATATTTGTGGGGAAGTTGCAGGATTATCAGACTCCAGAAACAATATTTGGTgcattttcattgattttctgGACAATAACTCTTATTCCTTTGATAAAATATGTACTTATTGTACTGAGTGCTGATGATAATGGTGAAG GTGGTACTTTTGCTCTTTACTCTCTACTCTGTAGACATGCAAAATTCAGTCTACTTTCCAACCAACAAGCTGCTGATGAGGAGCTATCTGCTTACAAATATGGCTTTGCAGGGCAGTCCACATCGTGTTTAGGGTTAAAGAGATTTCTTGAGAAACACAAGAAGTCACGTACAGTTTTACTCATTATTGTGTTGTTGGGGGCTTGCATGGTTATTGGTGATGGTATTATAACGCCTGCAATGTCAG TTATATCGGCCATGTCAGGAATTAAGGCTGCTGCGGAACACCTATCTCACG GTGAAGTGCTCGTGCTTTCTTGCCTGATATTGGTTGGTCTGTTTGCTCTACAGCATTTTGGGACCCATAGAGTTGGCTTTTTGTTTGCACCGATAGTAGTCATTTGGTTGATATCGATTTTTGGGATTGGGCTCTACAACATTATTATTTGGAATCCCAAGATTGTGCATGCTCTTTCTCCCTATTATATTATCAAGTTTTTTAGGGAAACAAGAAAACACGGATGGTTTTCTCTTGGTGGTGTCCTCCTCTCTGTTGCAG GTACGGAAGCTATGTTTGCAGATCTTGGTCACTTCACTTCCTGCTCAATGAGG ATTGCATTTTCATTTCTTGTATATCCTTGCTTGGTGGTACAGTATATGGGTCAGGCTGCTTTTTTGTCCAAAAATCTTGCTTCTGTTCCAGACAGCTTTTATAATTCAATACCTG ATAGTGTATATTGGCCTGTTTTTGTCATTGCTACCCTTGCGAGCATTGTTGCCAGTCAGTCCATCATCACAGCTACATTCTCCATAGTGAAGCAATTGAATGCACTAGGTTGCTTCCCCCGAGTCAAGATTGTCCACACCTCAAAGCATGTGAAAGGGCAAATCTATATACCAGAAATAAATTGGATCCTTATGATTCTTACACTTTCTGTGGCTATTGGGTTCCAGGACACAATTTTAATGGGAAATGCATATG gCCTAGCTTGCATGACTAGTATGTTTATCACGACATTTCTAACCACACTGGTCATGATTTTTGTGTGGCAAAGAAACATAGCTCTTGCCACTTGCTTTCTCCTATTCTTCTGGTTCATTGAAGGTGTGTACTTGTCTTCCGCGTTCACTAAAGTTTCACAGGGAGGATGGGTCTCCCTAGTGCTCGCCTTTGTTTTCCTAGCAGTCATGTTTGTCTGGCAATATGGAACTCGCAAGAAGTACAGTTTTGATCTGCACAACAAAGTTCCATTGAAATGGCTCCTAGGCATGGGTCCCAGCCTTGGTATTGTGCGCGTCCCCGGGATAGGCCTTGTATACTCAGAATTGGCAACAGGAGTCCCAGCTATCTTCTCTCACTTTCTCACGAATCTCCCTGCATTTCACAGTGTATTGGTATTTTTATGTGTCAAATCTGTTCCAGTACCCTATGTCTCACCCGAGGAACGCTTCCTCATTGGTCGTATTTGTCCAAGGCCCTATCGAATGTATCGTTGCATTGTTAGGTATGGCTACAAGGACATACAGAGAGATGATGGGGACTTTGAGGACCTTCTCATCCAAAGTATAGCAGAGTTTATCCAAATAGAAGCTGTGGAATCACAGTTGTCAAGCTCCGAGAATCCATCACTTGATGGGAGGATGGCAGTCATAAGCAAAAAAAATGTACAGTCGACTTCAACACTAATTGTCTCAGAGGATTTTGGAATAAGGGACTCCATTCAAAGCAGCAAGTCTCTGACTCTCCAGAGTCTAAGATCTGCTTATGCTGAGGAGAACCCACAAATTAGAAGGCGACGAGTGAGGTTTCAATTGCCAGAAAACCCTGGCATGGATCCAGCTGTTAAGGCAGAACTTGAAGATTTGATACGAGCAAAGGAGGCAGGGGTTGCATATATAATGGGGCACTCCTACGTGAAAGCTAGAAGATCGTCCTCTTTCTTGAAGAAGTTTGCTATTGACATTGGGTATTCATTTCTGCGGAAGAACTGTAGGGGTCCTTCCGTGGTGCTTAACATTCCTCAGATTAGTCTTATTGAAGTTGGCATGATATACCATGTCTAG